One Oculatellaceae cyanobacterium DNA window includes the following coding sequences:
- a CDS encoding CDP-alcohol phosphatidyltransferase family protein has translation MKLFTACYHHTNFLVNAITQLLNLLPKRLAMNSQKVLFSVDRIPSILVGVRLAIAPLLMLDALDHNTTIWFVVGYIIAILSDIFDGIIARRLGVSTVELRQADSWADIFLFICLAISTWLVYPHVLIDFKIPLFLALAAQLILFTISLIKFKKLPSFHTYTAKTWGLMLLIATVSLFGFNYDEPLWLPIIFCWINSIEEIAMTLLLPEWKCDVLSIFHALNLRRDLLQ, from the coding sequence ATGAAATTATTTACGGCTTGCTATCATCACACAAATTTTTTAGTCAACGCTATTACTCAATTACTGAATTTGTTGCCAAAAAGGTTAGCAATGAATAGTCAGAAAGTTCTTTTTTCTGTTGATAGAATTCCCAGCATTCTTGTTGGTGTTCGTTTGGCGATCGCACCTCTACTGATGCTGGATGCGCTGGATCACAATACTACAATTTGGTTCGTTGTTGGCTATATTATTGCAATTTTGTCTGATATCTTTGATGGCATCATTGCCCGTCGATTAGGAGTCAGCACAGTTGAACTTCGGCAAGCAGATAGCTGGGCAGATATCTTTCTGTTTATTTGCCTTGCTATTAGCACATGGTTAGTTTATCCTCATGTGTTGATTGATTTTAAAATTCCTTTGTTTTTGGCTCTAGCTGCTCAACTAATTTTATTTACCATCAGTTTAATTAAATTTAAAAAACTTCCTAGTTTTCATACTTACACTGCCAAAACTTGGGGACTGATGCTGTTGATTGCTACTGTAAGCTTATTTGGGTTTAACTATGATGAACCCCTGTGGCTGCCGATTATTTTTTGTTGGATAAACAGCATAGAAGAGATAGCAATGACATTGCTATTGCCAGAATGGAAATGCGATGTTTTGAGTATCTTCCACGCTTTAAATCTGCGCCGCGATTTGCTCCAGTGA
- a CDS encoding GIY-YIG nuclease family protein, whose protein sequence is MSQDSLQQWKERVFQYQQQVRHNPPPQQASLFDLAAVHCESDSIDPFSLKLQPSQFYRMSEQGDAVCIYFVIDNALPILLYVGETKRTPKQRWITHDCQNYIAQYIELHRRYQLDVAVCTAFWWHTPADRKARQKLERELILKWRSPFNKENWELWGQPFKK, encoded by the coding sequence ATGAGCCAGGATAGTTTGCAGCAGTGGAAGGAGAGGGTTTTCCAGTATCAGCAACAAGTCAGACACAACCCGCCTCCGCAACAAGCCAGCCTTTTTGACCTTGCTGCTGTGCATTGTGAATCGGATAGTATTGACCCCTTCAGCCTGAAGTTGCAACCATCGCAGTTTTACCGAATGTCTGAACAGGGAGATGCAGTCTGCATTTATTTTGTTATTGACAACGCGCTGCCCATCCTTTTATATGTGGGAGAAACCAAACGCACCCCTAAACAGCGCTGGATCACCCATGATTGCCAGAACTACATCGCGCAGTACATTGAGTTGCATCGTCGCTACCAGCTAGATGTGGCAGTATGTACCGCATTCTGGTGGCATACTCCAGCAGATAGGAAAGCACGACAAAAGTTAGAGCGAGAGTTAATTTTGAAGTGGCGATCGCCATTTAATAAAGAGAATTGGGAACTATGGGGGCAACCTTTTAAAAAATAA
- a CDS encoding cytochrome b/b6 domain-containing protein, producing the protein MKLTQPYQPLLLRILHGFTGLFLVAAILTAFWTYDTYDGRWGRIPLPTYRDIEGVHGTFGLYTLLIFPFFVLYAFHRGQRRLIQPDSLAKLASFGKPIWWYTLNRFTNTFALIALTFAVFSGKMMDETWLPKGELNHAWYYAHLIAWVIMVIAIALHLLMNVKVGGVPLLLSMLNWRWRDKDSPTLWPAHLARWWSSLLQGSRENWFQSPQILVWLESAILFAVIAAWIIPLFK; encoded by the coding sequence ATGAAATTGACTCAACCTTATCAACCCCTCCTGCTTCGCATTCTGCATGGGTTCACTGGTCTGTTTCTAGTGGCTGCAATATTAACAGCTTTTTGGACTTACGATACCTATGATGGGCGTTGGGGAAGAATTCCATTACCTACCTATCGAGATATAGAAGGTGTACATGGCACTTTTGGTTTATATACCTTGCTGATATTTCCCTTTTTTGTACTCTACGCATTTCATCGGGGGCAGAGGCGGCTGATTCAGCCCGACTCCTTAGCTAAATTAGCTTCATTTGGTAAACCCATTTGGTGGTATACGTTAAACCGTTTTACTAATACGTTTGCCCTCATTGCATTAACATTTGCGGTGTTTAGCGGCAAGATGATGGATGAAACCTGGCTGCCCAAGGGAGAATTAAATCACGCCTGGTATTATGCTCACTTAATTGCATGGGTGATTATGGTGATAGCAATTGCTCTTCACCTGTTAATGAATGTCAAAGTTGGTGGAGTTCCACTACTGCTATCTATGCTCAACTGGCGCTGGAGAGACAAAGATAGCCCTACTCTGTGGCCTGCCCATCTCGCGAGATGGTGGTCAAGTCTACTACAAGGTTCAAGGGAGAACTGGTTCCAATCCCCTCAGATTTTAGTATGGTTAGAAAGTGCTATCCTGTTCGCCGTTATTGCTGCCTGGATTATTCCGCTATTTAAATAA
- a CDS encoding tetratricopeptide repeat protein produces MFNPVLADAPFFKCFSVRAKDDSMTCIESDINSSDYWQAKGCELCAIEQYHEAISAFDLALSFESNDCRTWNYRGNALSALHRQAEALSCYDKATALSGSYHQAWFNRGLLLSEIGAYGSALASYDRAIKLYPDSRYLHARAGIGIKQKLVLFAF; encoded by the coding sequence TTGTTTAATCCAGTTTTAGCAGATGCGCCGTTTTTTAAATGTTTTTCTGTGAGAGCAAAAGACGATAGCATGACTTGTATAGAATCAGATATTAACTCCTCAGATTACTGGCAAGCTAAAGGTTGTGAACTTTGCGCGATTGAGCAGTATCATGAAGCCATCTCGGCATTCGATCTGGCATTGAGCTTTGAGTCAAATGATTGCCGTACTTGGAATTATCGCGGCAATGCTTTAAGTGCTTTACATCGGCAAGCCGAAGCGTTGAGTTGTTACGACAAAGCCACTGCGCTTTCTGGGAGCTATCATCAAGCTTGGTTTAATCGAGGATTGCTGCTTTCTGAAATAGGAGCTTATGGATCTGCTCTCGCATCCTACGATCGCGCTATCAAACTATATCCTGATTCCCGCTACCTTCATGCGAGAGCGGGTATTGGGATAAAACAGAAGCTGGTTCTCTTTGCTTTTTAA
- a CDS encoding protein adenylyltransferase SelO family protein: MSYPSKPCAESCVTTFDEFVQLADYSLMDTLNADPDATVDGDDHRARQVFSGHFVPVTPTPLADPEYVAHSRTFFKELGLSDGLALNEKFRRVFSGDLSAAHEPMRQVGWATGYALSIYGTEYTQQCPFGTGNGYGDGRAISVFEGIINGQRWEMQLKGGGPTPYCRGADGRAVLRSSVREFLAQDYMQALGVPTSRSLTLYVSKSFTVTRPWYSQDSYSIDPDVLVDNPVAISTRVAPSFLRVGQLELFARRTRSNAHPKALQELSMIVSHLIEREYKSDINQSLGFADQLVELAKLFRQRLTSLVANWLRVGYCQGNFNSDNCAAGGFTLDYGPFGFCEKFDPWFQPWTGGGEHFSFFNQPIAAEANYYMFWKSVRLLLKEDAEALEQFDQVGRGFSEAMQKQIQKMWADKLGLTEYHPKLFEKLMQLMTDSEVDYTIFFRELSHIPDNISALKKSFYVKTSPQLDEQWQSWLLSWRDLVINDGNLAEISIKMKQTNPKYTWREWLIAPAYQQAMQGDYTLVKELQEVLSYPYDEQSQDVEDKYYRLRPNAFFNTGGVSHYSCSS; encoded by the coding sequence ATGTCGTATCCATCTAAACCCTGTGCTGAGTCTTGTGTAACGACCTTCGATGAGTTTGTGCAATTGGCGGATTATTCTCTGATGGATACCTTAAATGCCGATCCTGATGCCACTGTAGATGGTGATGATCACCGGGCCCGCCAGGTTTTTTCTGGTCATTTCGTACCTGTGACACCCACACCGCTTGCAGACCCAGAATATGTAGCTCATAGCCGCACTTTTTTTAAGGAACTTGGGTTGAGCGATGGACTGGCGCTTAATGAAAAATTTCGCCGTGTATTTTCTGGTGATCTCTCTGCTGCCCATGAGCCGATGCGTCAGGTGGGCTGGGCGACGGGTTATGCCCTATCGATTTATGGCACCGAATATACCCAACAATGTCCATTTGGTACAGGTAATGGTTATGGCGATGGTCGAGCAATATCTGTATTTGAAGGAATCATCAATGGACAGCGCTGGGAAATGCAATTGAAAGGGGGTGGCCCAACGCCTTATTGCCGGGGTGCCGACGGGCGCGCTGTCCTCCGGTCAAGTGTGCGTGAGTTTCTAGCGCAAGACTATATGCAAGCGTTAGGTGTGCCAACATCGCGCTCTTTGACACTGTATGTTTCTAAATCTTTTACTGTTACCCGGCCTTGGTATTCTCAAGACTCCTACTCTATTGACCCTGATGTTTTGGTGGACAATCCTGTGGCCATTTCAACTCGCGTTGCACCCTCCTTTTTGCGCGTTGGTCAGCTAGAGTTATTTGCCCGCCGCACTCGCAGCAATGCTCATCCAAAAGCATTACAAGAGTTGAGCATGATAGTGTCGCACTTAATTGAGCGAGAGTACAAAAGCGACATTAATCAAAGCCTTGGTTTTGCCGATCAATTAGTTGAGTTGGCTAAGCTATTTCGCCAGCGTCTCACTTCACTGGTGGCTAATTGGCTACGTGTTGGTTATTGCCAGGGTAATTTTAACAGTGACAACTGCGCTGCTGGAGGCTTTACCCTAGACTATGGCCCCTTTGGATTTTGTGAAAAATTTGACCCTTGGTTTCAACCTTGGACTGGTGGCGGCGAGCACTTTTCATTCTTCAATCAGCCCATTGCAGCAGAAGCAAATTATTACATGTTTTGGAAATCTGTGAGACTGCTACTGAAAGAAGATGCTGAAGCGTTAGAACAGTTCGACCAAGTAGGCCGCGGCTTTTCAGAAGCCATGCAAAAACAAATCCAAAAAATGTGGGCGGACAAACTTGGCTTGACTGAATATCACCCAAAGCTATTTGAAAAATTAATGCAGTTAATGACTGACTCAGAGGTAGATTACACCATTTTCTTCCGCGAGTTATCCCATATACCAGATAATATCTCAGCATTGAAAAAAAGCTTCTACGTTAAAACTTCACCACAACTTGATGAACAATGGCAATCTTGGCTCTTAAGCTGGCGCGACCTCGTCATTAACGACGGCAATTTGGCTGAGATATCGATAAAGATGAAACAGACGAACCCAAAATACACATGGCGAGAGTGGTTGATTGCCCCTGCCTACCAACAAGCCATGCAGGGTGACTATACTTTAGTTAAAGAGTTGCAAGAAGTCCTTAGCTATCCATATGATGAGCAATCACAAGACGTAGAAGATAAATACTATCGTCTAAGACCTAATGCGTTTTTTAACACGGGTGGCGTGTCGCACTATAGCTGTTCATCTTGA